In Spiroplasma sp. SV19, one DNA window encodes the following:
- a CDS encoding DNA adenine methylase: MSFELYNRRYTGSKYKLRNWIKEIIKQNCEGNVFCDLFAGTGVITDFMFDYYDAYIINDFLFSNEIIYKAFFVQENYDTDKLKKYLDIFSNIHSDSLDDNYISINYGNKFFSITDAKIIGYIREQIEKEKSKLSEKEYNILLASLLFSLDKVANTVGHYDSFLKNKNINSNFVFELINPKIISNKKITIFRENANNLVKKIQADIVYIDPPYSSRQYSRFYHVLENITTWKKPELYGAAAKPLPENMSNYSRATAINEFSDLIQNLNCNFIITSYNNTYYSKSSSSRNKMSLEDIKNILNRKGNTKIFEKNHPFFNAGKTSFLHEHKEILFITKVGQYND; this comes from the coding sequence TATAATCGAAGATATACTGGATCTAAGTATAAATTAAGAAATTGAATAAAAGAAATAATAAAACAAAATTGTGAAGGTAATGTATTTTGTGATTTATTTGCAGGTACGGGTGTGATTACTGATTTTATGTTTGATTATTATGATGCATATATAATTAATGATTTTTTGTTTTCGAATGAAATTATTTATAAGGCTTTTTTTGTGCAAGAAAATTATGATACAGATAAATTAAAAAAATATCTTGATATTTTTTCAAATATTCATTCAGATTCTTTAGACGATAATTATATTTCTATTAATTATGGCAATAAGTTTTTTAGTATTACTGATGCAAAAATAATTGGATATATTAGAGAACAAATTGAAAAAGAAAAAAGTAAGTTAAGTGAAAAAGAGTATAATATTTTATTAGCATCATTGTTATTTTCACTTGATAAGGTAGCTAATACAGTTGGCCATTATGATTCATTTTTAAAAAATAAGAATATAAACTCCAATTTTGTTTTTGAACTTATTAATCCAAAAATAATTAGTAATAAAAAAATAACAATTTTTAGAGAAAATGCAAACAATCTTGTAAAAAAAATACAGGCTGATATAGTTTATATTGATCCCCCGTATTCTTCAAGACAATATAGTAGATTTTATCATGTTTTAGAAAACATAACTACATGAAAAAAGCCAGAATTATATGGCGCGGCTGCCAAGCCATTGCCCGAAAATATGAGCAATTATTCAAGAGCCACTGCAATAAATGAATTTTCTGATTTAATTCAAAATTTAAATTGCAATTTTATAATTACTTCATATAACAATACATATTATTCAAAAAGTAGTTCATCACGCAATAAAATGTCCTTAGAAGATATTAAAAATATTTTAAATAGGAAAGGGAATACAAAAATTTTTGAAAAAAATCATCCTTTTTTCAATGCAGGAAAAACATCATTTTTACATGAACATAAAGAAATTCTATTTATAACAAAAGTAGGGCAATATAATGATTAG
- a CDS encoding AlwI family type II restriction endonuclease produces the protein MSFTTTMRNPERIKNFINIIMEFEGKILTNELINKIIFKIISKKLYIPTYVEKTTKLKKQLIFENKEFNEEETLDIIRNSSQNHKEAGFDFGWPSRFDTWYKIMKEFGFIYYEIGKPIELSDSDKKLVKALEKENINLEQQVFLNALVKYQRNNPFRRVLNENIPLVLLLKTIIGLKENIKDNPGISIKELSLLICWPNSDYKSLVNLIINLRRQFKTQISDEIIYEECKKVLKITDSQEKKFKLNNILYELPDEFVRKMKSTGLFSIRGYGKFIDVNSNELNKINYILKNILLNMIIINILELLIKI, from the coding sequence TTGTCGTTTACAACAACAATGCGAAATCCAGAAAGAATAAAAAATTTTATAAATATCATAATGGAATTTGAAGGTAAGATTCTTACAAATGAATTAATAAATAAAATTATATTTAAAATTATAAGTAAAAAATTATATATTCCAACTTATGTAGAAAAAACAACAAAGTTAAAGAAACAATTAATTTTTGAAAATAAAGAATTTAATGAAGAAGAAACGCTGGATATAATTAGAAATAGTTCACAAAATCATAAAGAAGCAGGATTTGATTTTGGTTGACCTTCAAGATTTGACACTTGATACAAAATAATGAAAGAATTTGGTTTTATTTATTATGAAATAGGAAAGCCTATAGAGCTATCTGATTCTGACAAAAAACTAGTGAAGGCTTTAGAAAAAGAAAACATTAATTTAGAGCAACAAGTTTTTTTAAATGCATTAGTAAAATATCAAAGAAACAATCCATTTAGGAGAGTATTAAATGAGAACATACCATTAGTTTTATTATTAAAAACAATTATTGGACTTAAAGAAAATATCAAAGATAATCCAGGAATTTCTATAAAGGAATTGTCGTTATTAATTTGTTGACCTAATTCTGATTATAAATCATTAGTTAATTTAATAATTAATTTAAGAAGACAATTCAAAACACAAATTAGTGATGAAATTATATATGAGGAGTGTAAAAAAGTATTAAAAATTACAGATAGCCAAGAAAAAAAGTTTAAGTTAAATAATATATTATATGAATTACCAGATGAATTTGTTAGAAAAATGAAATCAACTGGATTGTTTTCTATAAGAGGTTATGGAAAATTTATAGATGTTAATTCTAATGAATTAAATAAAATTAATTATATTCTTAAAAATATTCTACTGAATATGATTATTATAAATATCTTGGAACTATTGATCAAAATTTAA
- a CDS encoding AlwI family type II restriction endonuclease, whose product MKWVQHFELNELIKEIKILENKNKYSKHAVLKHINGPLRLEFLIALILQKKFPELTILANYKTDDEGIPTSYAPGGNSDIICNDGDGTVLFEVTLLTGTIQNIREMPSIVRHLKDTLINYINSFSVLVCPKIYEDTIEYSKFVKYKDNLDIIPISISEFISKVKIFNSIRDFKKN is encoded by the coding sequence ATGAAATGAGTACAGCACTTTGAATTAAATGAACTAATTAAAGAAATAAAAATTTTGGAAAATAAAAATAAGTATTCAAAACATGCAGTTTTGAAACATATTAATGGTCCTTTAAGATTAGAATTTCTTATTGCATTAATTTTACAAAAAAAATTTCCTGAATTAACAATATTAGCAAATTATAAAACAGATGATGAAGGTATACCTACATCTTATGCACCCGGGGGAAATTCTGACATAATCTGTAACGACGGAGATGGAACTGTACTATTTGAAGTGACATTGCTTACTGGAACTATTCAAAATATAAGAGAGATGCCGTCTATAGTTAGACACTTAAAAGATACTTTAATAAATTATATCAATAGTTTTTCAGTTTTAGTATGTCCAAAAATTTATGAAGATACTATTGAGTATTCAAAATTTGTTAAATATAAAGATAATTTAGATATTATTCCAATTTCAATAAGTGAATTTATAAGTAAAGTTAAAATCTTTAATAGTATAAGAGATTTTAAAAAGAATTAA
- a CDS encoding AAA family ATPase, whose protein sequence is MKIKIKSFRNIIDELEIELEKNKITTIIGTNGSGKTNILEGIHFFVSNYKNTDVVVTSNFTSYSGIKEKELIDKKEINFTYELSDQKIREVEKYLKEIKVPLEKIKDKKILISRSKTQNGFSISPTSSLIEIYNELFKIKKEVIPNKYYSLDGESDYWPNVEEIKKHLVINHYKMETY, encoded by the coding sequence ATGAAAATTAAGATAAAAAGTTTTAGAAATATTATTGATGAACTGGAAATTGAATTAGAGAAAAATAAAATTACCACAATAATAGGCACAAATGGTTCAGGTAAGACAAATATTTTAGAAGGGATACATTTTTTTGTAAGTAATTATAAAAATACCGATGTAGTAGTAACTTCAAATTTTACTTCTTATAGTGGGATAAAAGAAAAAGAATTAATTGATAAGAAAGAAATTAATTTTACATATGAATTATCAGACCAAAAAATTAGAGAAGTAGAAAAATATTTAAAAGAAATAAAAGTACCATTAGAAAAAATTAAAGATAAAAAAATACTAATTAGTAGATCAAAAACTCAAAATGGATTTTCTATTAGCCCCACTTCAAGTTTAATTGAAATTTATAATGAATTATTTAAAATAAAGAAAGAAGTTATACCTAATAAGTATTATTCATTAGATGGGGAAAGTGATTATTGACCAAATGTTGAAGAAATTAAAAAGCACTTAGTAATAAATCATTACAAAATGGAAACGTATTAA
- a CDS encoding AAA family ATPase codes for MNNATEEFNVNHHTNILNLADEELRKEVELLLYFIGEEALEYAQDFLKLNSNQTNDINRMENIKNKIIKLGNKKIDEIFNFFDLYAKPEIKFDNTNLSITTEFNNDEILFGDPINQQNNSAGYKSIFCFVLRYEYLIEYAKKNNKEIILIIDELDKNLHPMLQSQLIAYIKSRIEESNIYLIISTHSPFLLEMDEKFSNYYVAYKKQDGSLNLSLKNTFSNSGAVSSFLVLAKKVLDSHEILMKIKKPRLVILESSSQDDIQILKARVNKKIDNVEFVLQSSDPIIGKDIEKVIDHPNDLTEIEVLLENNQRIFISKKVIDILKNED; via the coding sequence ATTAATAATGCAACCGAAGAATTTAATGTGAATCACCATACAAATATATTAAATTTGGCTGATGAAGAATTAAGAAAAGAAGTTGAATTATTATTATATTTTATTGGCGAGGAAGCACTAGAATATGCACAAGATTTTTTAAAATTAAATTCTAATCAAACTAATGATATAAATAGAATGGAAAATATTAAAAATAAAATTATTAAATTAGGAAATAAAAAAATAGACGAAATTTTTAATTTTTTTGATTTATATGCTAAACCTGAAATAAAATTTGATAATACAAATTTATCAATAACCACAGAATTTAATAATGATGAAATTTTATTTGGAGATCCAATAAACCAACAGAATAATTCAGCAGGTTATAAATCAATATTTTGTTTTGTTTTGCGATATGAATATCTTATTGAATATGCAAAGAAAAATAATAAAGAGATAATACTAATTATTGATGAATTAGATAAAAATTTGCATCCAATGTTACAATCGCAGTTAATTGCTTATATTAAATCTAGAATTGAAGAAAGTAATATTTACTTAATTATTTCAACTCATTCACCATTCTTATTAGAAATGGATGAAAAATTTAGTAATTATTATGTTGCATATAAAAAACAAGATGGGAGTCTAAACTTGTCCTTGAAAAATACTTTTAGTAATAGTGGTGCAGTGTCTAGTTTTTTAGTATTAGCAAAAAAAGTATTAGATTCACATGAAATACTTATGAAAATTAAAAAGCCAAGATTAGTTATTTTGGAATCAAGTAGTCAAGATGATATTCAAATTTTAAAAGCAAGAGTTAATAAAAAAATTGATAATGTTGAATTTGTTTTACAAAGTTCTGATCCCATTATTGGAAAAGATATTGAAAAAGTAATTGATCATCCTAATGATTTAACAGAAATAGAGGTCTTACTTGAGAATAATCAACGTATATTTATTTCGAAAAAGGTAATAGATATATTAAAGAATGAAGATTAA
- a CDS encoding helix-turn-helix domain-containing protein has product MLRITNMNYKHFTIEERALVESYKIQGLKNRECTKRLNNHKSTISRELKRCKVNK; this is encoded by the coding sequence ATGCTAAGAATAACAAATATGAATTATAAACATTTTACCATAGAGGAGCGAGCATTAGTTGAAAGTTACAAAATTCAAGGATTGAAAAATCGTGAATGTACCAAAAGATTAAATAATCATAAATCAACAATTTCACGCGAATTAAAACGCTGTAAAGTTAACAAATAA
- a CDS encoding ABC transporter permease: MKTNFFYENFNIIKNHLRINWKLILFFGLFWVIITVALMGMTLISHVEGVKTPVIGIYDVNLKTGTSTVGDALISISQMLNWALFASPALVYYSIFTLILINRNFMKEINGGQISFWLTMPLSRKQILGSKILYIMLSNLIIFIPSWIIILIFSGISYDANKWFGYVFLYGLQFILFVFLLIVIYTLISICLIEKTMVANIINSLITFWMLVSWIILLIYDMNPTGYTGLEYIKYISLQSLIVIPLKFSISDIANEVIIPLDKNKILYLSEHKYLGFNKIAIAICTISIVFLTFSFGYLDLFLFKNKNLKI; encoded by the coding sequence ATGAAAACAAATTTTTTCTATGAAAATTTTAATATTATAAAAAATCATTTGCGAATTAATTGAAAACTAATATTATTTTTTGGGCTATTCTGAGTAATTATTACAGTTGCTTTGATGGGAATGACATTAATATCCCATGTTGAAGGTGTAAAAACACCAGTTATTGGAATTTATGATGTAAATCTTAAAACAGGAACTTCTACAGTAGGTGATGCTCTTATTTCAATTTCACAAATGTTAAATTGAGCCTTATTTGCTAGTCCGGCACTTGTTTATTATTCAATTTTTACATTGATTTTAATTAATAGAAATTTTATGAAAGAAATTAATGGTGGACAAATTAGTTTTTGATTAACAATGCCCTTATCAAGAAAACAAATTTTAGGATCGAAGATATTGTATATTATGTTGTCTAACTTAATAATTTTTATTCCATCATGAATTATTATTTTAATTTTTTCTGGAATTAGTTATGATGCAAATAAGTGATTTGGTTATGTTTTTCTTTATGGTTTGCAATTTATTTTATTTGTTTTCTTATTGATTGTAATATATACCTTGATTTCAATTTGTTTAATTGAAAAAACAATGGTTGCAAATATAATTAACTCATTAATTACATTCTGAATGTTAGTATCTTGAATAATATTATTAATTTATGATATGAATCCAACAGGTTATACGGGGTTAGAATATATTAAATATATTTCTTTACAATCACTAATAGTAATTCCATTAAAATTTTCAATAAGTGATATAGCTAATGAAGTAATTATCCCTTTAGATAAAAATAAAATTTTGTATTTATCAGAACATAAATATTTAGGATTTAATAAAATTGCAATCGCTATTTGTACAATAAGTATCGTCTTTTTAACATTTAGTTTTGGATACCTAGATTTGTTTTTGTTTAAAAATAAAAACCTAAAAATATAA
- a CDS encoding ATP-binding cassette domain-containing protein, with the protein MIKVNEVTKKYGEKIGNFKINLNINDGEVYGILGPNGAGKTTLIRQIMGFIKPDSGVILINDLNPWDKSKEIMEYTGYVAGEISLYEDLKGIEYLKMIFKFRKNLDWSYVEKLILHFELDTNQKIKKMSKGMKQKIALIAATMIKPKILILDEPTSGLDPVMKNQFNELILKMKSSKDTTIIICSHIFEEITKLCDKVGFIKDGKLIEELEIKNADITKLEKHFKKLYVKESVL; encoded by the coding sequence ATGATTAAAGTAAATGAGGTAACAAAAAAATATGGTGAAAAAATTGGAAACTTTAAAATTAATCTTAATATTAATGATGGTGAAGTATATGGGATTTTAGGGCCAAATGGTGCTGGAAAAACAACTTTAATTCGTCAAATAATGGGATTTATCAAACCAGATTCTGGTGTAATTTTAATTAATGATTTAAATCCATGAGATAAAAGTAAGGAAATTATGGAATATACTGGTTATGTTGCTGGAGAAATTAGTTTATATGAAGACTTAAAAGGAATTGAATATTTAAAAATGATTTTTAAGTTTCGGAAAAATCTTGATTGAAGTTATGTTGAAAAATTAATATTACATTTTGAACTTGATACAAATCAAAAAATTAAAAAAATGTCAAAAGGAATGAAACAAAAAATTGCTTTAATAGCTGCAACAATGATTAAACCAAAAATTTTAATTTTAGATGAACCAACAAGTGGCTTAGATCCAGTTATGAAAAATCAATTTAATGAATTAATTTTGAAAATGAAAAGCAGCAAAGACACTACAATAATTATTTGTTCGCATATCTTTGAAGAAATAACTAAACTTTGTGACAAAGTTGGTTTTATTAAGGACGGGAAATTAATAGAAGAATTAGAAATTAAAAATGCTGATATTACTAAACTAGAAAAACATTTTAAAAAATTATATGTAAAGGAAAGTGTTTTATAA
- a CDS encoding abortive infection family protein encodes MNFYLVKKKIESAVNNTLSRLQEENKILSNLGKIIDEIQDVRNQKTVAHANNEVLSNFESKIIYESLEYLIWAIDFIKKQIVIQ; translated from the coding sequence ATGAATTTTTATTTAGTCAAGAAAAAAATAGAAAGTGCTGTTAATAATACATTATCGCGTTTACAAGAAGAAAATAAAATTCTTTCAAATTTAGGGAAAATTATAGATGAAATACAAGATGTTAGAAATCAAAAAACCGTTGCTCATGCAAATAATGAAGTACTTTCTAATTTTGAAAGTAAAATAATTTATGAGAGTTTAGAATATTTAATTTGGGCAATTGATTTTATTAAAAAACAAATTGTAATTCAATAA
- a CDS encoding lipoprotein, with amino-acid sequence MKKLLSILGLAVLTTSSVTTVVSCTPSANHTETIHDKIKKSLQKPINFDDDWIIDYGESKKNLEYFTNSIVNNRWTLFNKLVTDLVTKQLIKDIPNLLKIYPYFSLSAVVTIKSFNDIRSSIQEQTKVTFNYDVGYNLEQLQDIPASDLQASNPIWDPTSDMLALYDGSSFGQFIIEGVDNQNQMSFEEKSFISDDKARLNYLSEMLNNSRSIVAYDGDYRKFLMMESYISYAKLNKVDFPEEDLVKQIHNDESIFNMKKNLLLKGIHNSVMKDGNVESLVKSMPSILDDIDIDISLVRAVLTSEIKADKKLEYVYGSKSNYYSKDMLVVNAQINLKKGDVVSDVTINEQLALKISYV; translated from the coding sequence ATGAAAAAATTATTATCAATTTTGGGTTTAGCTGTTTTAACAACTTCTAGTGTAACAACAGTAGTGAGTTGTACACCATCAGCTAACCATACCGAAACTATTCATGATAAAATCAAAAAATCACTACAAAAACCAATTAATTTTGACGATGACTGAATTATTGACTATGGTGAATCAAAAAAAAATCTTGAATATTTTACTAATAGTATTGTTAATAATCGATGAACATTATTTAATAAATTGGTTACTGACCTGGTAACAAAACAGTTGATAAAAGATATTCCAAATCTTTTAAAAATATATCCATACTTTTCGCTTTCAGCAGTAGTTACTATTAAGAGTTTTAATGACATAAGATCAAGTATTCAGGAACAAACAAAAGTCACTTTTAATTATGATGTGGGATATAACTTGGAACAATTACAAGATATCCCAGCATCTGATTTACAGGCAAGTAACCCCATATGAGACCCAACGTCAGATATGTTAGCACTTTATGATGGTTCATCATTTGGGCAGTTTATAATTGAAGGAGTAGATAATCAAAATCAAATGTCATTTGAAGAAAAATCATTTATTAGTGATGATAAAGCAAGATTAAATTATTTATCTGAAATGTTAAATAATAGTCGTTCAATAGTTGCTTATGATGGTGATTATAGAAAATTTTTAATGATGGAATCGTATATTTCGTATGCAAAACTAAATAAAGTAGATTTTCCGGAAGAAGATTTAGTAAAACAGATTCATAATGATGAAAGTATTTTTAATATGAAAAAAAATTTATTGTTAAAAGGGATTCATAACAGTGTTATGAAAGATGGAAATGTAGAATCTTTAGTAAAATCTATGCCTTCAATATTAGATGATATAGATATTGATATTTCTTTGGTCAGAGCGGTTTTAACATCTGAGATAAAAGCAGATAAAAAGTTGGAATATGTCTATGGTTCAAAATCAAACTATTACAGCAAGGATATGCTAGTTGTAAATGCCCAAATAAATTTAAAAAAAGGTGATGTTGTCTCTGATGTAACTATTAATGAACAATTAGCTTTAAAAATTTCCTATGTTTAA
- a CDS encoding RluA family pseudouridine synthase, producing MEQKTIITLTVKDNDVNQTIFNFMKKMFQTTSLSVLYKLFRNKKIKVNNKVIKERNYKLQLGDQILIFDKNLVVTERKQQITTNNTEQDELTVVYEDQNILVVDKPHGVEMHSTFHTSLDGMVQNYLIQKGAYQPATEQSFVISHVHRLDKLTRGLVLYAKNKISLDLLLTKINQKSSIEKKYVAQCEGIISEDEFTIKGYLWKDESQQKMIFKLTAQPNSKQVITYFKVVKRTNNTTWLEITLGTGRKHQIRASLSYLKHPIINDVKYGATRVTKAYLIALYATTLTFHQLPAPLEYLNEKVIKIPENIIE from the coding sequence ATGGAACAAAAAACAATTATTACATTAACGGTTAAGGACAATGATGTTAATCAAACAATTTTTAATTTTATGAAAAAAATGTTTCAAACAACATCATTATCAGTTCTTTATAAGTTATTTCGAAATAAAAAGATTAAAGTTAATAATAAAGTTATCAAGGAACGAAATTATAAGTTACAGTTAGGTGATCAAATTTTAATTTTTGATAAAAACTTAGTAGTTACCGAACGAAAGCAGCAAATAACAACAAATAATACTGAACAAGACGAGTTAACAGTTGTATATGAAGATCAAAACATTTTAGTTGTTGATAAACCACACGGGGTTGAAATGCATTCCACGTTTCATACTTCATTAGATGGGATGGTGCAAAATTATTTAATTCAAAAAGGAGCATATCAACCTGCAACTGAACAATCATTTGTTATTTCCCATGTTCACCGGTTAGATAAGTTAACACGAGGATTAGTCTTATATGCTAAAAATAAAATTAGTTTAGATTTATTATTAACAAAAATTAACCAGAAAAGTTCAATTGAAAAAAAATATGTAGCTCAATGTGAAGGAATTATTAGTGAAGATGAGTTTACTATAAAAGGTTATTTATGAAAAGATGAGTCACAGCAAAAGATGATTTTTAAGTTAACAGCACAACCTAATAGCAAACAGGTAATTACTTATTTTAAAGTGGTAAAAAGAACAAACAATACAACTTGATTAGAAATAACATTAGGAACCGGGCGCAAGCATCAAATTCGAGCCTCATTAAGTTATTTAAAACATCCAATTATTAATGATGTTAAATATGGGGCAACAAGAGTCACCAAAGCATATTTAATTGCTTTATATGCCACAACCTTAACCTTTCATCAGCTACCAGCACCGTTAGAATATTTAAATGAAAAGGTTATTAAAATACCTGAAAATATTATAGAATAA
- a CDS encoding transporter: MSTRRGIISILIGAFTSLIGTAFQFILMYLLIRSYGSQLNGFVKNSIAIVSFLGTVEGGLGAITVIFLMKPLLQKDWIKANEMVNTAKHQYKISGIVGAILLAAIAIGYSTYIFLFENNFNISWNNQTISYPLWKMVLIIVIIGSKNLIALFWTACYENLMQADQNNHMRRLILMICDLISYSVIFYLISRTVDPIFVFLIFLGYSIMKGSLIYVFVKFHYPWIRIVRQKDNMQLVKSSNIVVLKNIGETLLINGDVIITALLLGLRVSSTLSLYMTITVGVRSIMMILINSFREFFAAWTAKNGRIDWNSYIKFETYAFMIGGFLFVNQFILSPYFVTTLYAPQILDQINSATAFNTWTPQEIAIFKNIFYQPTFSLLVALSSVFIVLAEPANVLVYAKANYKQTAIPTFVIGVINIVLCFFTALIFRFLVNDLSAALYGILIITCFISFLRFLYLWFYNWLFLTYNSNFKGVFRNWMILLVPIVIAILVNYLFLTKAYNPMGIYNDNLQPIWGWQKLLNMFFGLIFASLFVIIGNSILWAPGSVRGIFLRLPIIHKIWTKRQDKMRKIRQKKYEDDFITLTEPEMPYQKLWEREEALHQNTKKISEDEPPKEIYKLKGS, from the coding sequence TTGTCAACAAGAAGAGGAATTATTAGTATTTTAATTGGAGCTTTTACTTCTTTAATTGGAACTGCTTTTCAATTTATTTTAATGTACTTATTAATTCGTAGTTATGGTTCCCAGTTAAACGGGTTTGTTAAGAATAGTATCGCAATTGTTTCCTTCTTAGGAACTGTTGAAGGTGGATTAGGAGCCATTACCGTCATTTTTTTAATGAAACCACTATTACAAAAAGATTGAATTAAAGCAAATGAAATGGTTAATACAGCAAAACATCAGTATAAGATTTCGGGGATTGTTGGAGCAATTTTATTAGCAGCGATTGCGATTGGGTATAGTACTTATATTTTCTTATTTGAAAATAATTTTAATATTTCATGAAATAATCAAACAATTAGTTATCCGTTATGAAAAATGGTCTTAATTATTGTAATTATTGGGTCTAAAAACTTAATCGCGTTATTTTGAACTGCTTGTTATGAAAACTTAATGCAAGCTGATCAGAACAACCATATGCGTCGTTTAATTTTGATGATTTGTGATTTAATTTCCTATTCAGTTATTTTTTACTTGATTTCTCGTACAGTGGATCCGATTTTTGTCTTCCTAATTTTTTTAGGTTATTCCATTATGAAAGGAAGTTTGATTTACGTTTTTGTTAAATTCCACTATCCATGAATCCGGATTGTTCGGCAAAAAGATAATATGCAATTAGTAAAATCAAGTAATATTGTTGTTTTAAAAAATATTGGTGAAACATTATTAATTAACGGTGATGTTATTATTACCGCATTATTATTAGGGTTACGAGTTTCTTCAACTTTATCATTATATATGACAATTACCGTTGGGGTTCGTAGTATTATGATGATTTTAATTAATTCCTTTCGTGAGTTTTTTGCCGCCTGAACGGCAAAAAACGGTCGGATTGATTGAAATAGTTATATTAAGTTTGAAACGTATGCCTTTATGATTGGTGGTTTTTTGTTTGTTAACCAGTTTATTTTATCACCATACTTTGTGACAACATTATATGCGCCTCAAATTCTTGATCAAATTAATAGTGCCACAGCCTTTAATACTTGAACACCACAAGAAATTGCTATTTTTAAAAACATTTTTTATCAACCAACCTTTTCATTATTAGTGGCATTAAGTTCTGTTTTTATTGTCTTAGCTGAACCAGCAAATGTGTTAGTATATGCCAAAGCAAATTATAAACAAACAGCGATTCCAACCTTTGTCATTGGAGTTATTAATATTGTCCTTTGTTTTTTTACCGCGTTAATTTTTCGTTTTTTGGTTAATGATCTTTCTGCAGCCTTATATGGGATTTTAATTATCACATGCTTTATTAGCTTTTTACGCTTTTTATACTTATGATTTTATAATTGATTATTTTTAACATACAATAGTAATTTTAAAGGGGTTTTTCGAAATTGAATGATTTTATTAGTTCCAATTGTCATTGCTATTTTAGTTAACTACTTATTTTTAACAAAAGCATATAATCCAATGGGAATTTATAATGACAATTTACAACCAATTTGGGGCTGACAAAAACTGTTAAATATGTTCTTCGGGTTAATCTTTGCTTCGTTATTTGTCATTATTGGTAATTCCATCTTATGAGCACCAGGCTCAGTACGAGGCATTTTCTTACGCTTACCAATTATTCATAAGATTTGAACAAAACGTCAGGATAAAATGCGTAAAATTCGTCAGAAAAAATATGAGGATGATTTTATTACCCTAACTGAACCAGAAATGCCTTATCAGAAGTTATGAGAACGCGAAGAAGCTTTACACCAAAATACGAAGAAAATAAGTGAGGATGAACCACCAAAAGAAATTTATAAATTAAAAGGATCATAA